TTTTTCCTCCGCAGGCTCTTGTGGGTTCTCGACATTGGTCGGCGGATGCGTCGAGCCGTGGACGTCGTGGCTGCAGCGCTCGGTTTGATGATTGCGCTGCCCATTCTCTTCATGGCGGCGTGTGGCATCAAGGTCACGAGCAAGGGTCCGGTGCTTTTTGCGCAGCGGCGTATTGGGCAGCACGGTCGCGACTTCAGGATGTTGAAGTTACGCACGATGTATGTCGACGCCGAAGCGCGACGAGCAGCGCTCGTATCGGACACGAATGAGATCCGCTTCAAAATGCGCAATGATCCGCGCATCACGCCCATTGGGCGATGGCTTCGGAGATTCAGCATCGACGAACTTCCGCAGCTATGGAACGTGCTCGTCGGTGACATGACGCTCATTGGGCCGCGCCCCGCATTGTGCACGGAAGTGGATCGATACGATGCGATTGCTCTGCGGCGACTCGAGGTTCAACAGGGATTGACGTGCCTATGGCAGGTCAGCGGTCGGAGCGACCTTTCCTTCGAGCAGCAAGTGCAACTCGACATTCAGTACATCGATCGGACGTCGGCGGTGGATGATCTTCGCGTGCTCGCGCGGACGATTCCGGCGGTCATCACGGGAAAAGGCGCCTACTGATCGAGCGATCTACGCATTGATTGCGATGGAGAGGGGTCCATGTACGCCGTAATTCATGAAATCGAGTCCACGTCGACGCCCGGACTCATGCCCATTGCAGGTCGACCTCTCGTCGCAAGGCAAATTCAATGGCTGCGTTCGGCGCGGTGCAAGGGAATTGCAGTTCAGATTGGGTCGTCCGCGGAAAGCGTAGCCTTGGGGCAATGGCTCGCGCGCCGCGACGCCATTGGTACCAACGTGCGCCTCGTCATGAGCGGCAAGGCGTTGTCGCCGCGGGAGATTGCGCGCCGAGCTGGCTTTCCGGATGCTGCGCATCTATTGGCCATTCCAGCGGACGTGCTCTGCGGCGGCGACCTCGAAGCCATTCGTGCTCATGCGAGCCCCGAAGGCACACTGGTGGCGCTGCCTGCCCCGCCAGCGCTCGAGGAGGTGCTCGATGGCAGCGCGGTGCGAATCCTGGGCCCGGCAACAGAGCCGGCGTCTGACGCTGGCGAGACTTGGGCCATTCGTATTCGATCTCTAGCGGATGCGTTTGCGGTCGGCGTTACGGTGCTCGAAGGTCGACTGTCACGACAATCGGGAAGTGGGGTGCTGCTACACGCGTCCGAGCGTGAGCGTGGTGTATGGGCAAGTCGTGGCGCATATGTGGATCCAACCGCGAAGATCATTCCTCCCGTGCTCTTGGGTGTGGACACGATCGTTCGTGCCGGAGCGTGCGTTGGACCGAGAGTATTTCTGGGTGATCGCAGCGTCGTCGAACGCGGAACGCGAATTGAAAATTCAATGGTTGCGCCGGGAACCATCGTCGGGGAAGGACTGGTTTTATCCCAAATCGCGATCGATTCGCGAGGGACACAGGATTTGTTCACCGGTGAACATGCGACCATCGACGAAACATTGTTGCTTGCTCCCCGGGACAAACCACACCGAGGCAATTTGATATGGCGGAGCCTGACGCTCATCCTGCTCATGTTGCTCGCACCCATTTTGCTCGCGATCTACCTGAAAGCAGCGATCGAAGCGCGGTTTGGCCAATCGAAACGCATTCGACGTCCATCGTTCCCCTTCCTTTCGATGCTCCTGCAAACAGCTCGTGGCCACCGTACCTTCATTGGTTTGTCCGAGTGGACCGACGATTTGCCGACAGGTGTTTCTCCGGCATTGTACTGGAAGTCGCTGGCGGCACCTTTGGGTCTCATTACAATCGACGCGGGCCTCGTGCCCGACGACGCGGACGCGAGCACGAGGCTTCGAGCTCGGGTCTATTACATGCACGAAAAGAACTTCATTTTGGACTTCGTCCTGGTGTTGCGTTGCCTGGGACGACTGATAACGCGGCAGGCACGCCAGCCAGGGAAAGCCTGTCAACCGGATGCACCACCCTACATGAGAGCATTGTCATGAGCGACATTTCTTGCCGAGTGCTCGTGGTTTTCGTCGACGCTCTCGGCCCGGCGCAACTCGAGCGATTCGGCGATCGAATGGCATTTCTGCATCACCATCGCGCATTGCGAGGAATACTCGGATATTCAGCGGGAGCGCTGCCCACGATTCTCACAGGGGCCGCTCCTTCGGTCCATGGGAGAATGTGTCTCTTTTCGCGTCGCAATGCCAATGGGGACGACGTGCTTTCTCCGCTGTCGCTCTTGGGACTTTTGCCGCGGGCTCTTCACGAACGAGATCTCGTTCGCCGTACGGCAGCCGCCTGGCTTGCGCGCCATTCTGGACTATCGGGATATGTTGCATTGCACAAGGTGCCTCCCGAAGCCTTCCAGTGGCTCGAAATCCCCGAACGCGAAGATCTCTTCAAGGCAGATATGATCGGCCGGGCACGCACGTTCCTTGCCGACGCGAGAGCCTCGGGCCTGAGCGTATTTACGGCGAATTGGAAACTGCCGGAAACGATACGTTGGCAAAAAGCGTTCGAATCGATCCAACATCTGCGGCCCGATTTGACATTCTTATATTCGGCGGAGCTCGACGGGCACTTGCACCAGTATGGTAATGGTGATGCGAAAACGGATGCGGTATTGTCTCGAATCGCGCGGCGCATTTCACGAGCTCGAGAATTGCTCGCCAAAGACGCGCGGCCGCTCGTGACCATCGTCGTGGGTGATCACGGAATGGCGGACGTAGCGCGTATCGTCGATCCGCGACCGCTCACGAGCCGCTTGGGCATTGAACGCGCCATCGTCGATAGCACGATGCTGCGATTTTGGGCCGATGCAGGAGCGCTTTCGCGAGCGCGCAGGGAGCTCGAGCGCTCCGGTATCCCAGGTTCGTGGCTCGATCTGAATGCGATGCGTGCGCGGGATGTGCCGGTGTCCGGGGCGCCATATGGACGAGCATTATGGCTCCTGCCGGAGGGAACGATTTTCGCTCCGAGTTGGGTTGGAGGCAAAGCCCAAGGAATGCATGGTTATGATATCGGCACGCAATCATCGCTTGCATCGCTCTCCTCCGACGATGTATCGATTTCCGCTTGCCAGAAACTCACGGACGTTGCCGGCGTGATTCGCGGGCACTTGGGTCTTGCTCATTCGGAAGCGGTATGCGCATGAGTACGATGCATTCCGCTCTGAGATACACCTTGCGTGGATCGTCTCGGGTAGAACGACATATTGGAATGGTGGTCGCTCGGGCCGCGGGGCTCGTCGCGAAACATTTCAATCACAACGAGTGCCGGGCGTTCGTGCTTTTGGGTGGTTATGGTCGTGGCGAAGGGGGCGTCGTTTGCGAAAACGGCGAAGAGCGGCCGCACAACAATCTCGATTTTCTATTGATAACGACGGCGCTTGGTGCGCTCTACAAGACGTCCCTCAAGCGGCGACTCGACGATGTTCTCGCGCCCATCGTACGCGAAGAAGGAATCGGTATCGACACGGGCGTCATCAGCGACATCGAGCTGCGGCATTCGCCTCCTCGTGTCATATGGATCGATCTGCGGTGGGGTCATCGCACGATTTTGGGGGATGCCTCGTTCATTCCGTCCCTGCGCCCAATTGCGGCCAGCGCGGTGGAAGTCGACGATGTCCACAATTTACTCGTCAACCGCGCCTCTTTGCTCGTCATCAACGATGCGGTTCTCGAACGCGGGATCACTTCGAAGCAAAATGCCGAATTCATCTTGAAACACATGATGAAAGCGATCATCGGGCATGGGGATGCACTGCTTTTCGCGCGTGGTCGGTATCACGCAAGTTATGCGGAAAAACAGAGGCGCATGCGGGAATTATCGGCGAATGCTCCGGGTTTGGCGCAGTTATACGATGAAGCAGCGGAGTTCCGATTCGAACCCCAATACGCGCGGCATCTCGAACATGATCTCCAGCCTTTCGTCGGACGCGTGCGGAGCGTCCTCCCGCAGGCGCACCTTGCGTTCGAACGATTTCGCAGCGGAGATCCCCATTGCACATTTCGCAATCACGCCGAGCGAATCCTCTTTGCCGAGGCGCGTAGTGCGGCATCCTTCATCGCAGCGTCGAAACAGCTCGTTCGCTCGTGGATGACTTATCCGCGTAGAATGGGTTTGCCGTCGCCCATCGAAGCCGTGGTTCGTCGGAGTCATCCCCGCAAATTGCTGGCGGCCGTGCTACCAACGGTGCTTTACGGACCAACCGACGACAATGATGCACGGCTCGCCCAATCGCTCCTCCGAGCGAAAGGTGAGTCTTCGTCCG
Above is a window of Polyangiaceae bacterium DNA encoding:
- a CDS encoding sugar transferase — encoded protein: MNSSTSLGRARRFFLRRLLWVLDIGRRMRRAVDVVAAALGLMIALPILFMAACGIKVTSKGPVLFAQRRIGQHGRDFRMLKLRTMYVDAEARRAALVSDTNEIRFKMRNDPRITPIGRWLRRFSIDELPQLWNVLVGDMTLIGPRPALCTEVDRYDAIALRRLEVQQGLTCLWQVSGRSDLSFEQQVQLDIQYIDRTSAVDDLRVLARTIPAVITGKGAY
- a CDS encoding alkaline phosphatase family protein, with amino-acid sequence MSDISCRVLVVFVDALGPAQLERFGDRMAFLHHHRALRGILGYSAGALPTILTGAAPSVHGRMCLFSRRNANGDDVLSPLSLLGLLPRALHERDLVRRTAAAWLARHSGLSGYVALHKVPPEAFQWLEIPEREDLFKADMIGRARTFLADARASGLSVFTANWKLPETIRWQKAFESIQHLRPDLTFLYSAELDGHLHQYGNGDAKTDAVLSRIARRISRARELLAKDARPLVTIVVGDHGMADVARIVDPRPLTSRLGIERAIVDSTMLRFWADAGALSRARRELERSGIPGSWLDLNAMRARDVPVSGAPYGRALWLLPEGTIFAPSWVGGKAQGMHGYDIGTQSSLASLSSDDVSISACQKLTDVAGVIRGHLGLAHSEAVCA